Proteins from a genomic interval of Cucumis melo cultivar AY chromosome 7, USDA_Cmelo_AY_1.0, whole genome shotgun sequence:
- the LOC103502432 gene encoding receptor-like protein kinase FERONIA, with protein MAVSITNQVSPTTTLLFFLFLFLLGVGDSSSFYQPIDNIPLVCGSHGNLSNSYLDGRIWVGDIDSKFFPSDHQQNGASMTSKADAQSTSVTTVPYMTARLSRSQFTYSFPVSPGHKFIRLYFYSANYQQFDRSKAVFSVRAGRFTLLRDFNTSVNADASNNNEIFREFCVYVEEHDQKLNLTFTPTNQDSYAFISGIEIVSMPSNLYYTPLDLNDEGGRGLKQVGQSKFFPIENYTSLEMVYRINIGGRFISPIEDTGMFRTWFNEERNFLIPFPSKYDAQPADFSIRLNYSSKVPAYTAPEDVYRTARTMGPDNTENKRYNLTWEYPVDPGFFYMIRLHFCEFQKEINSTEDRVFLIYIRDTIVEGSADVFYWAEGKGIPYRRDYVVLVSKTDKKKVNLSVTLQANPDDSKTRYTNVILNGIEIFKLNDTDGNLGGKNPDPLPTTQTQSFPPPKDHSERSKMAAIIIPIVVGGVVAMILAMGLFVIRQRKTFMDQSSSDGTSWWALYSISTNKSSKSRNSNLPSDLCRYFSLAEIKAATKNFDDIFIIGVGGFGNVYKGYVDDGTTQVAIKRLKPGSKQGAHEFKTEIEMLSQLRHLHLVSLIGYCNDGNEMILVYDYMSHGTLRNHLYGDDEQPLTWKQRLQICIGAAKGLHYLHTGAKHTIIHRDVKTTNILLDEKWVAKVSDFGLSKVGPTDMSKAHISTVVKGSFGYLDPEYYRRQQLTEKSDVYSFGVVLCEVLCARPPLMRLTDKKQVYLAEWVRRCNRDNAIAQVIDPNIKNEISPECLRKFIEIAVRCIQDDGINRPSMNDVVWGLEFAAQLQEASKKKEVEGDMENSGGDNYSEKREGREEEWLMEETSFSSSNDRNHGLESGMSSDVTTSNSDNSSYVYNKGMSGTVFSEIKDPTGR; from the coding sequence ATGGCCGTCTCTATAACTAACCAAGTTTCTCCTACTACAACCCtccttttcttcctctttctcttcctcCTTGGTGTTGGTGATTCCTCGTCGTTTTACCAACCCATCGACAATATACCCCTTGTTTGTGGTTCCCATGGCAACTTATCCAACTCTTATTTGGATGGCCGCATCTGGGTTGGAGACATCGACTCCAAATTCTTCCCTTCCGATCACCAACAAAACGGCGCATCCATGACTTCAAAGGCAGATGCACAGTCCACTTCAGTCACCACAGTCCCTTACATGACAGCTCGACTCTCTCGCTCCCAATTCACCTACTCTTTCCCCGTAAGTCCCGGTCATAAATTCATTCGACTTTATTTCTACTCTGCTAATTACCAACAGTTCGATCGCTCTAAAGCTGTATTCTCTGTTAGAGCTGGTCGCTTCACCCTCCTTCGTGATTTCAATACTTCTGTCAATGCTGATGCTTCTAATAACAATGAAATTTTTCGAGAATTTTGTGTGTATGTAGAGGAACATGATCAGAAATTAAACCTTACATTTACTCCCACAAATCAAGATTCGTATGCTTTTATTAGCGGGATCGAGATTGTATCCATGCCCTCTAATCTTTATTATACACCATTGGACTTGAACGACGAAGGTGGTCGGGGATTAAAGCAAGTTGGCCAAAGTAAGTTCTTCCCCATTGAAAACTACACATCTCTTGAGATGGTATACCGAATTAATATAGGTGGAAGATTCATCTCCCCTATCGAGGACACTGGAATGTTCCGAACTTGGTTCAATGAAGAGAGGAATTTTTTGATACCGTTTCCGTCAAAATATGATGCTCAACCTGCTGACTTCAGTATCCGCCTTAATTACAGTAGTAAAGTTCCAGCATACACTGCACCAGAAGATGTGTATCGAACTGCTCGAACAATGGGACCCGATAATACAGAGAATAAGAGATATAACCTGACATGGGAGTACCCGGTAGATCCTGGATTCTTTTACATGATTCGTCTTCATTTTTGTGagtttcaaaaagaaatcaattCTACAGAAGATAGAGTGTTCTTGATTTATATAAGAGACACGATAGTTGAGGGATCTGCTGATGTGTTTTATTGGGCCGAAGGAAAGGGGATTCCATATCGTAGAGATTACGTTGTACTAGTGTCGAAAACTGACAAAAAGAAGGTGAATCTCTCTGTTACCCTCCAAGCAAATCCAGATGACTCTAAGACTAGGTACACTAACGTGATCTTAAATGGAATTGAAATCTTCAAATTAAATGATACAGATGGAAACCTTGGTGGCAAAAATCCAGATCCACTTCCCACTACCCAAACCCAATCTTTTCCACCACCAAAAGATCATTCAGAAAGAAGTAAAATGGCAGCAATTATAATACCTATCGTGGTTGGAGGTGTGGTTGCAATGATATTGGCTATGGGTTTGTTTGTTATTCGGCAACGTAAGACATTTATGGATCAGAGCTCTAGCGATGGAACTTCGTGGTGGGCTCTTTACTCCATATCCACAAACAAATCTAGTAAGTCTCGCAATTCAAATCTCCCCTCTGATCTATGTCGTTACTTCTCATTGGCGGAGATTAAAGCTGCTACCAAAAATTTCGACGACATTTTCATCATTGGCGTCGGTGGATTTGGTAACGTATACAAAGGTTATGTCGACGATGGAACCACCCAAGTGGCAATTAAACGGTTGAAACCAGGTTCCAAACAAGGAGCACACGAGTTCAAGACAGAGATCGAGATGCTCTCACAACTTCGTCATCTCCATCTCGTTTCCCTAATTGGATATTGCAATGATGGAAATGAAATGATTCTAGTGTATGATTACATGTCCCATGGAACCCTTCGTAATCACCTTTATGGTGATGATGAACAACCTCTCACATGGAAGCAACGCCTCCAGATCTGCATTGGAGCTGCAAAAGGTTTACACTACCTTCACACAGGAGCCAAACACACCATCATCCACCGTGATGTCAAAACCACTAATATTTTACTGGACGAAAAATGGGTGGCAAAGGTTTCTGATTTCGGCTTGTCAAAAGTTGGGCCAACAGACATGTCCAAAGCGCACATCAGTACAGTAGTCAAAGGTAGCTTCGGCTACCTAGACCCAGAGTACTACCGTCGACAACAATTGACTGAAAAGTCCGACGTATATTCATTTGGAGTAGTTCTGTGCGAAGTATTGTGCGCTCGTCCACCATTGATGCGGCTCACAGACAAGAAGCAAGTATACTTGGCAGAGTGGGTCCGACGATGCAACCGTGACAACGCGATTGCTCAAGTCATCGACCCAAACATCAAGAACGAGATATCGCCAGAGTGTTTGAGGAAATTCATCGAGATTGCAGTGAGGTGCATCCAAGACGACGGAATAAATCGACCGTCGATGAACGACGTGGTATGGGGATTGGAGTTTGCAGCGCAATTACAGGAGGcgtcaaagaagaaagaagttgAAGGTGATATGGAAAACAGCGGCGGTGACAATTACAGCGAGAAGAGGGAGGGTCGGGAAGAAGAGTGGTTGATGGAGGAGACGTCATTCAGTAGTAGCAATGATCGGAATCATGGGTTGGAATCAGGCATGAGTAGTGATGTGACGACAAGCAATAGTGACAATTCAAGTTATGTGTATAATAAAGGAATGTCAGGTACTGTTTTCTCTGAGATTAAGGATCCTACTGGGAGATGA